In Selenomonas sp. TAMA-11512, a genomic segment contains:
- the rpmF gene encoding 50S ribosomal protein L32, with the protein MAVPKRKMSKARRDARRANWRLSAPGFIACPQCHEPKMPHRVCPECGYYDGKEVIASAE; encoded by the coding sequence ATGGCAGTTCCAAAGCGTAAAATGTCGAAGGCACGTCGTGACGCGCGTCGCGCGAATTGGCGTCTCTCGGCTCCGGGCTTCATTGCTTGCCCGCAGTGCCACGAACCGAAAATGCCCCATCGTGTATGCCCGGAGTGCGGTTACTATGATGGTAAGGAAGTCATTGCCTCCGCAGAATGA
- the fabF gene encoding beta-ketoacyl-ACP synthase II, translated as MSNRVVVTGLGAISPIGIGKDAFWQALLDGKNGIGKMTRFDASNCASQIAGEVTDFEPGDYIDKKEAKRMDRYTQFAIAATKLAVEDAKLDLEAENKERIGTFIGAGIGGIETMHAQYEKLFDKGPSRISPFFIPMMIANMACGQVAITFGFHGPSSCIVTACATGSDCIGHAYRAIARGDADVIVAGGTEASISEAAVAGFCAMKALCTDHNDDPAHASRPFDANRSGFVMGEGAGIVVLETLEHAKARGAHIYAELVGYGCNADAYHITSPAPHGEFQAKCMQLALDDAGLQAADVDYVNAHGTSTHMNDKGETEAIKTVFGDAAKDISVSSIKSMTGHLLGAAGGVEAIATVLAVENDAVPPTINYETPDEDMDLDYVPNKSKKRKVRAALTNSFGFGGHNAALIFKKYEA; from the coding sequence TTGAGCAATCGAGTGGTAGTGACGGGGCTTGGTGCGATTAGCCCGATCGGCATTGGTAAGGATGCTTTTTGGCAGGCGCTGTTGGACGGGAAAAACGGCATCGGTAAGATGACGCGTTTTGACGCTTCCAACTGTGCGTCACAGATCGCAGGTGAAGTCACTGATTTTGAGCCGGGCGATTATATTGATAAAAAAGAAGCCAAGCGTATGGATCGCTATACGCAGTTTGCCATTGCCGCGACGAAGCTTGCCGTTGAAGATGCCAAGCTGGATTTGGAAGCGGAGAACAAGGAGCGCATCGGTACGTTCATCGGCGCCGGAATCGGCGGCATTGAGACGATGCATGCGCAGTATGAGAAGCTCTTTGATAAGGGTCCTTCCCGTATCAGCCCCTTCTTCATTCCGATGATGATCGCCAATATGGCCTGCGGTCAGGTTGCCATCACATTCGGCTTCCACGGTCCGTCTTCCTGTATCGTAACGGCGTGTGCGACGGGCTCCGACTGCATCGGTCACGCGTATCGGGCGATTGCTCGCGGCGATGCCGATGTCATTGTGGCCGGCGGTACGGAGGCGAGCATCTCCGAAGCTGCTGTTGCCGGATTCTGCGCGATGAAGGCGCTCTGCACGGATCACAACGATGATCCGGCGCATGCTTCGCGTCCGTTTGACGCAAACCGCAGCGGCTTTGTCATGGGCGAGGGCGCGGGCATTGTCGTCCTCGAGACCTTGGAGCATGCCAAGGCGCGCGGCGCGCATATCTATGCTGAACTCGTCGGCTACGGCTGCAACGCCGATGCGTATCACATCACTAGCCCTGCGCCGCATGGCGAGTTCCAGGCGAAGTGCATGCAGCTTGCGCTGGATGATGCCGGCCTGCAGGCGGCGGATGTTGACTATGTCAATGCGCACGGCACGTCGACACACATGAACGACAAGGGCGAGACGGAGGCGATCAAGACCGTCTTCGGCGATGCCGCGAAGGATATTTCCGTCAGCTCCATCAAGTCGATGACGGGGCACCTCCTCGGTGCCGCCGGCGGCGTTGAGGCGATTGCGACGGTGCTGGCCGTCGAGAACGACGCGGTGCCGCCGACGATCAACTACGAGACCCCCGACGAAGACATGGATCTTGACTATGTACCGAATAAATCGAAAAAGAGGAAGGTGCGTGCCGCACTCACGAACTCCTTCGGGTTCGGCGGGCACAATGCCGCACTCATCTTTAAGAAATACGAGGCGTAA
- the plsX gene encoding phosphate acyltransferase PlsX produces MKIAIDAMGGDHAPLEIVKGAVMAAEMYDAEIVLVGDEPQIRKILADTAKWESLPISIRHTTEIIEMTESAEAVRIKKDSSLVVATQMIREGTADAVLSAGSTAGAVAAAQLYLKRMKGIHRPTIATPMPTPQGTTLLLDSGANVDSKPEWLVQSAIMGSIYAENVLHIDSPKVGLLNIGEEEEKGNQLVKETYPLMQACSAVSFVGNVEGRDIPKGDVDVVVCDGFVGNVILKFGEGLAKTIIGLLKDAVREGGIMAKLGAFLLIPTLKKLAKKLDVDENGGAPLLGVNGCVLIAHGSSNAKSICSAIRIAKEYVDSDVVSRIKESIQAENQTGEVLPEDDKQET; encoded by the coding sequence GTGAAAATAGCAATCGATGCCATGGGGGGCGACCATGCGCCGCTGGAAATCGTTAAGGGCGCCGTCATGGCAGCCGAGATGTATGATGCGGAGATTGTGCTCGTCGGCGATGAGCCGCAGATACGCAAGATCCTGGCGGATACAGCGAAATGGGAGTCTCTTCCCATTTCGATTCGGCATACCACGGAGATCATCGAGATGACGGAGTCTGCAGAGGCTGTTCGCATAAAGAAAGACTCCTCGCTCGTCGTGGCGACGCAGATGATAAGAGAAGGGACGGCGGATGCCGTGCTCTCCGCGGGGTCTACGGCGGGAGCCGTAGCGGCGGCGCAGCTCTACCTGAAGCGCATGAAGGGGATCCATCGGCCGACGATCGCGACGCCGATGCCGACGCCGCAGGGGACGACGCTCCTGCTGGACTCGGGGGCGAATGTCGATTCGAAGCCGGAATGGCTTGTGCAAAGCGCGATTATGGGCTCCATCTACGCGGAAAATGTATTGCATATAGATTCGCCCAAGGTAGGACTTTTAAACATCGGTGAAGAAGAGGAGAAGGGGAATCAGCTTGTCAAGGAGACGTATCCTCTGATGCAGGCGTGTTCGGCGGTCAGCTTTGTCGGCAATGTCGAAGGGCGCGACATCCCGAAGGGTGACGTCGATGTCGTTGTCTGCGACGGGTTCGTGGGCAACGTCATCCTGAAGTTCGGCGAGGGACTGGCAAAGACGATCATCGGCCTGCTGAAGGATGCTGTCCGGGAGGGCGGCATCATGGCAAAGCTGGGCGCGTTCCTGCTCATCCCGACGCTGAAAAAGCTCGCGAAAAAGCTCGATGTGGACGAGAACGGCGGTGCGCCTCTCCTCGGGGTCAACGGCTGTGTGCTCATCGCGCACGGATCTTCCAACGCAAAATCGATCTGCAGCGCGATCCGCATCGCGAAGGAATATGTGGACAGCGATGTCGTCTCCCGCATCAAGGAGAGCATACAGGCAGAAAATCAGACAGGGGAGGTGCTACCGGAAGATGACAAACAAGAGACATAA
- the fabK gene encoding enoyl-[acyl-carrier-protein] reductase FabK gives MFEQNQICKLLGIKYPIFQGGMAWIGTAELASAVSNAGGLGIIGAGHMPPDLLQKEIQKCKGWTDKPFGVNIMLMSPFVKEVMKVVVDERIPVVTTGAGNPGEYIPALKGIGSKVIPVVASVALAKRLVRTGVDAVIAEGTESGGHVGDITTMALVPQIADAVDVPVIAAGGVGDSRGMTAVFALGASGVQIGTRFVLSEECIAHPNYKNFVLKASDRSTVVTGRSTGHPVRVIKNKLTREFEELERKNAPVEEIEKLGAGKLNLATHKGDVENGSVMIGQISGMLHDIKPVARIIEDLVGGIPAVVDSMQSRLR, from the coding sequence ATGTTTGAACAAAATCAGATCTGCAAACTCTTGGGGATTAAGTATCCAATCTTTCAGGGTGGTATGGCTTGGATTGGTACTGCTGAGCTTGCTTCTGCCGTCTCGAATGCGGGCGGTCTCGGCATCATTGGTGCTGGACACATGCCTCCGGATCTGCTGCAGAAGGAAATCCAAAAGTGTAAGGGGTGGACGGATAAGCCGTTCGGTGTGAATATCATGCTGATGTCCCCTTTTGTCAAGGAAGTCATGAAGGTCGTCGTCGATGAGCGCATTCCCGTCGTCACGACAGGCGCGGGCAATCCCGGTGAATACATCCCTGCACTCAAGGGAATCGGCAGCAAGGTCATTCCTGTCGTCGCTTCGGTTGCACTTGCGAAGCGCCTCGTGCGCACCGGCGTGGATGCCGTTATCGCGGAGGGCACGGAGTCGGGCGGTCATGTCGGCGACATCACGACGATGGCGCTTGTTCCGCAGATTGCGGATGCCGTTGACGTGCCCGTTATCGCGGCGGGCGGCGTCGGTGACTCCCGCGGTATGACGGCCGTTTTCGCATTGGGCGCATCCGGCGTTCAGATCGGTACACGCTTCGTTCTTTCCGAAGAGTGTATTGCGCATCCAAACTACAAGAATTTTGTCCTGAAGGCATCGGATCGTTCAACGGTCGTCACGGGGCGTTCGACGGGACATCCGGTGCGCGTCATCAAGAATAAGCTCACGCGTGAGTTTGAAGAGCTCGAGAGGAAGAATGCGCCTGTCGAGGAGATTGAAAAGCTCGGGGCGGGCAAGCTCAATCTCGCGACGCATAAGGGTGATGTCGAAAACGGATCGGTCATGATCGGTCAGATTTCAGGCATGCTGCATGACATCAAACCGGTCGCCAGGATCATTGAGGATCTCGTCGGCGGGATTCCCGCCGTCGTCGATTCCATGCAGAGTCGTCTGAGATAA
- the fabD gene encoding ACP S-malonyltransferase produces the protein MNKLAFVFPGQGAQKVGMGKDFYESDATAKRLFEEADEALGYSIKNMCFEGSEEDLRLTKNTQPAILTMSVIAGKLLEEQGISPDIVAGHSLGEYSALVLAGSIDFADAVRLVHKRGMYMQEAVPVGEGAMAAILGLEDPVIIDLCAKASEKGAVQAVNFNCPGQTVIAGTVTGVEAAVELAKEAGARKAVVLPVSAPFHSTLMKPAAEKLAAELDNVTIRDASVPVVSNYTGKLEQSAADIKQNLILQADHPVLWIDCVETMKAFGADVFVEAGPGKTLGGFNKRIDKALENLNVEDRESLQKTLDYFKEVR, from the coding sequence ATGAATAAATTGGCGTTTGTATTCCCCGGACAGGGAGCACAGAAAGTCGGCATGGGCAAGGACTTCTACGAGTCCGATGCGACGGCGAAGCGTCTCTTTGAAGAAGCGGACGAGGCACTCGGCTATTCCATCAAGAATATGTGCTTTGAAGGCTCGGAGGAAGACCTCCGCCTGACGAAGAATACGCAGCCGGCAATCCTTACGATGAGCGTCATCGCGGGGAAGCTCCTGGAAGAGCAGGGAATCTCGCCGGACATTGTCGCGGGGCACAGCCTCGGCGAATACTCGGCGCTTGTCCTTGCGGGCAGCATCGATTTCGCCGATGCCGTTCGCCTCGTCCACAAGCGCGGCATGTATATGCAGGAGGCCGTTCCCGTCGGTGAGGGCGCGATGGCGGCGATTCTCGGGCTGGAGGATCCGGTCATCATCGATCTCTGCGCGAAGGCGTCGGAGAAGGGCGCCGTGCAGGCGGTGAACTTCAACTGCCCCGGACAGACCGTCATCGCCGGTACGGTGACGGGGGTCGAGGCGGCGGTTGAGCTCGCGAAGGAAGCCGGCGCGCGCAAAGCGGTCGTCCTTCCGGTGTCGGCGCCGTTCCACTCGACGCTCATGAAGCCGGCGGCGGAGAAGCTTGCCGCTGAGCTCGACAACGTCACGATTCGCGACGCGAGCGTGCCCGTCGTCTCGAACTACACCGGAAAGCTCGAGCAGTCGGCCGCGGACATCAAGCAGAATCTCATCCTGCAGGCGGATCATCCGGTGCTCTGGATCGACTGCGTAGAGACGATGAAAGCATTTGGCGCCGACGTCTTCGTTGAGGCCGGCCCCGGCAAAACGCTGGGCGGATTTAACAAGCGCATCGATAAGGCGCTTGAAAACCTCAACGTCGAGGATCGGGAAAGTCTGCAAAAAACCCTTGACTATTTCAAGGAGGTTCGTTAA
- the larC gene encoding nickel pincer cofactor biosynthesis protein LarC: MKAIYLDCFAGISGNMLLGAFLEVGVPVDYLKGELSKLGLSEAYTLVSSVVRKNGIAAAHVDVAVRDDGHCHSHEEAHSHEHEHAAHHHRTMRDIRTMISNSSLSLSVKAIAVAIFEKIAAAEGKVHGLPAEEVHFHEVGAVDSIVDIVGTAICIDCLDIEKVFVSRINTGSGTVRAAHGLMMVPAPATAELLQGFRTYQAHAEKELTTPTGAAVIAALAEQTDGLPQGFVSERIGYGAGGWDLEIPNALRVYYGEYRGQGSSELCKIETNIDDMTGEVTAYVTERLFAAGALDVWSTPIYMKKNRPAYMLSVLVKEAEKAVCLSVLFAETTSIGMRIFRVDERVEADRHPARVETMYGEIKLKVSAYDGQIVSISPEYEDCRRAALEHGVPLKRVQQMATELFKERLGD, from the coding sequence ATGAAGGCGATATACTTAGACTGCTTCGCGGGCATCAGCGGAAACATGCTTCTGGGGGCTTTTCTCGAGGTCGGCGTACCTGTCGATTACTTGAAGGGCGAGCTCTCCAAGCTGGGACTCTCCGAAGCGTATACATTGGTGTCGAGTGTCGTACGGAAGAACGGCATTGCGGCAGCGCATGTCGATGTCGCGGTGCGCGATGATGGGCACTGTCATTCGCACGAAGAGGCGCACTCGCACGAACACGAACATGCGGCGCATCATCACCGCACAATGCGAGATATTCGCACGATGATCTCGAACTCGTCGCTCTCGCTTTCGGTCAAGGCGATCGCGGTCGCCATATTTGAGAAGATCGCGGCGGCGGAGGGCAAGGTGCACGGACTGCCTGCCGAAGAGGTGCACTTTCATGAAGTGGGCGCGGTGGATTCCATCGTCGATATCGTCGGCACGGCCATCTGCATCGATTGTCTCGATATCGAGAAGGTCTTTGTGTCCCGCATCAATACGGGAAGCGGGACGGTGCGTGCGGCACACGGCTTGATGATGGTGCCGGCTCCCGCGACGGCGGAGCTGCTGCAGGGGTTCCGGACATATCAGGCGCATGCGGAGAAGGAGCTTACGACACCGACGGGCGCGGCTGTCATTGCCGCGCTTGCCGAGCAGACAGACGGCCTGCCGCAGGGATTTGTCTCGGAGAGGATCGGCTACGGCGCAGGCGGCTGGGATCTTGAGATTCCGAATGCGCTTCGTGTCTACTACGGTGAGTATAGGGGGCAGGGATCCTCGGAGCTCTGTAAGATTGAGACGAACATCGATGATATGACGGGCGAGGTAACCGCGTACGTCACGGAGCGGCTCTTTGCCGCGGGGGCATTGGATGTCTGGTCGACACCTATTTATATGAAGAAAAATCGCCCCGCCTATATGCTCTCCGTACTTGTGAAGGAAGCGGAGAAAGCGGTGTGCCTGTCTGTGCTCTTTGCGGAGACAACGAGCATCGGGATGCGCATCTTCCGCGTCGATGAGCGGGTGGAAGCGGATCGGCATCCGGCTCGTGTAGAGACGATGTATGGTGAGATAAAGCTGAAGGTCAGCGCTTACGACGGACAGATCGTGTCGATTTCTCCCGAGTACGAGGACTGCAGGCGCGCCGCACTGGAGCATGGCGTGCCGCTGAAGAGAGTACAGCAAATGGCGACAGAGCTCTTCAAGGAACGGCTGGGTGATTGA
- a CDS encoding beta-ketoacyl-ACP synthase III, translating to MTNKRHNAGILGTGYYVPEKRITNRDIEKMVDTNDAWIVERTGIRERRAAEPGTPVSEIACKAAEMAIEDAGVRAEDLDLIIFATLTPDYYIPSTACVLQMRLGAAKAAAFDLEAACSGFVYASAIAAQFIENGIYKHILVVGAEVLSNMVDWEDRNTCILFGDGAGAAVYGAVPEGEGILAFDLGADGTGGDTLIVPAGGSAQPTTEESIKARQHFMQMDGKAVFRFAVKVMGKTVLDALEKIGMDKSEIDHLIPHQANIRIVQAAAKRLDMPMDKVFVNLDKYGNTSAASIPIAIAEAQREHRFKKGDVIALAGFGAGLTWASCILRWTKEDK from the coding sequence ATGACAAACAAGAGACATAATGCCGGCATTTTGGGCACAGGCTATTATGTGCCGGAAAAGAGGATAACGAATCGGGACATCGAGAAGATGGTCGACACGAATGACGCTTGGATTGTCGAGCGTACAGGCATCCGTGAGAGACGCGCCGCGGAGCCGGGAACGCCCGTTTCCGAGATCGCCTGCAAGGCGGCGGAAATGGCGATCGAGGATGCGGGGGTGCGTGCGGAAGACCTCGACCTCATCATCTTCGCGACACTGACGCCGGACTATTACATCCCCTCGACGGCCTGCGTCCTGCAGATGAGGCTGGGGGCGGCGAAAGCGGCGGCGTTCGATCTGGAGGCCGCGTGCTCGGGATTTGTGTATGCTTCGGCCATTGCCGCTCAGTTCATCGAAAACGGCATTTATAAACATATTCTCGTCGTAGGCGCTGAAGTCTTATCGAATATGGTGGACTGGGAAGACCGCAATACATGTATCCTCTTCGGCGACGGCGCGGGCGCAGCCGTCTACGGAGCCGTGCCCGAAGGAGAGGGCATCCTCGCCTTTGACCTGGGCGCCGACGGTACGGGCGGAGATACGCTCATCGTTCCGGCAGGCGGGAGCGCGCAGCCGACGACCGAGGAGTCAATCAAGGCAAGACAGCACTTCATGCAGATGGACGGCAAGGCGGTTTTTCGCTTCGCGGTCAAGGTCATGGGGAAGACGGTGCTCGATGCCCTTGAAAAGATAGGCATGGATAAGAGTGAGATTGACCATCTCATTCCGCACCAGGCAAATATCCGCATTGTCCAGGCTGCCGCAAAGCGCCTGGACATGCCGATGGACAAGGTTTTTGTAAACCTGGATAAGTATGGCAATACCTCCGCGGCTTCGATTCCCATAGCGATTGCGGAGGCGCAGAGAGAACATCGTTTCAAGAAGGGCGATGTCATTGCGTTGGCAGGCTTCGGCGCGGGGCTGACATGGGCATCCTGCATCCTGCGCTGGACGAAGGAGGACAAATGA
- the larE gene encoding ATP-dependent sacrificial sulfur transferase LarE, with protein sequence MSHKLQELLEYLKTKGSIAVALSGGVDSSMLLMACVKALAREKVAAVTVSSEMLAKVEEDDAKAIARLCGVRHVILEAHDLDSEEVVRNDEERCYYCKKRRFQALIDWAEENGYAHVADGSNIDDAGDFRPGMRAVAELKPTVISPLEDCGWSKADIRAQAKAWSLPVWDKPGAACLASRVSYHVPLTPERLQTIERAEAALRRVLTGQIRVRDHGAGLARIEVEETQFSVFMENRERLEREIRDAGFTYVTLDLRGYRTGSQNEMLTK encoded by the coding sequence GTGAGCCATAAATTGCAAGAGCTCCTGGAATACCTGAAGACAAAGGGCTCCATTGCCGTGGCGCTTTCGGGGGGCGTTGACAGCTCTATGCTCCTCATGGCGTGTGTCAAGGCGCTGGCAAGAGAAAAGGTAGCCGCGGTGACCGTGTCCTCGGAGATGCTTGCAAAAGTCGAGGAGGACGACGCGAAGGCAATCGCTCGTCTCTGCGGCGTTCGTCACGTCATTCTCGAGGCACATGACCTCGATTCGGAAGAGGTTGTCCGAAACGATGAAGAACGCTGCTATTACTGTAAGAAGCGGCGCTTTCAGGCACTCATCGACTGGGCGGAAGAAAACGGCTACGCCCATGTGGCGGACGGATCGAACATCGATGACGCCGGCGATTTTCGTCCGGGGATGCGCGCGGTCGCGGAGCTCAAGCCGACTGTCATCTCCCCTCTGGAGGACTGCGGCTGGAGCAAGGCGGATATCCGCGCACAGGCCAAGGCGTGGTCACTCCCCGTGTGGGACAAGCCGGGCGCGGCCTGCCTCGCCTCGCGCGTCTCCTATCACGTACCGCTGACGCCGGAGCGTCTGCAGACGATTGAAAGGGCGGAGGCCGCCCTCCGCCGCGTGCTCACGGGACAGATTCGCGTCCGCGACCATGGCGCCGGGCTTGCGCGCATCGAGGTGGAAGAGACACAGTTTTCCGTATTCATGGAGAACCGTGAGCGGCTGGAAAGAGAAATCAGAGACGCGGGCTTTACGTATGTGACACTCGATCTTCGCGGGTATCGAACGGGAAGTCAAAATGAAATGTTGACAAAGTAG
- a CDS encoding acyl carrier protein, whose translation MATFEKVRSIVVEQLGVEADEVSLESTFIDDLGADSLDIVELIMAFEEEFGVEIPDESAEKIKTVQDVVTYIDQNK comes from the coding sequence ATGGCAACATTTGAAAAGGTGAGGAGTATTGTTGTTGAGCAGCTCGGTGTTGAGGCTGATGAGGTTTCGCTCGAGTCCACGTTCATTGACGATCTGGGTGCTGATTCCTTGGACATTGTCGAGCTGATCATGGCATTTGAGGAGGAGTTCGGAGTTGAAATTCCGGATGAGTCCGCTGAGAAGATCAAGACGGTTCAGGATGTTGTAACCTACATTGACCAGAACAAGTAA
- a CDS encoding nitronate monooxygenase, which produces MKLPELRIGNKIARVPIIQGGMAVRLSMARLAAAVANEGGIGLIAASGITPEELRYEIRMARSMTKGIIGINIMFAASGFSQMIKTAIDEGIDLVVAGAGFSRDMFPLGKESGTPIVPIVSSVKLAKISQRLGAAAIVVEGKEAGGHLGTDQSVRDLIPGIRAAVDIPVIAAGGIFSGQDIVDLINMGANGVQMGSRFAASEESNAAPALKELYLKAEPDDVRIIHSPVGLPGQALRNPFSEKILVGNVPPKSCESCLKVCSHRFCIIKSLIRAEQGDIETGLCFSGERMTRIKEILPVAEIFKRLTDEVAAIDQK; this is translated from the coding sequence TTGAAACTTCCAGAGCTCAGAATCGGCAATAAGATTGCACGTGTTCCGATCATCCAGGGCGGCATGGCTGTACGATTGTCTATGGCCAGACTGGCTGCAGCTGTCGCAAACGAGGGCGGCATAGGGCTCATCGCGGCATCCGGCATCACACCGGAGGAGCTGCGCTATGAGATCCGCATGGCTCGCTCCATGACGAAGGGCATCATCGGCATCAACATCATGTTTGCGGCCAGCGGCTTCAGTCAGATGATTAAGACGGCTATTGACGAGGGAATTGATCTCGTCGTTGCCGGTGCAGGATTTTCCCGCGATATGTTTCCGCTCGGAAAAGAGTCCGGAACGCCAATCGTGCCGATTGTATCCTCTGTTAAATTAGCAAAGATTTCGCAACGTCTTGGCGCAGCGGCGATTGTCGTTGAAGGCAAGGAGGCGGGAGGTCATCTCGGCACCGACCAGTCGGTGCGTGATCTGATCCCCGGTATTCGTGCCGCCGTCGACATACCTGTGATTGCAGCAGGCGGTATATTTTCCGGTCAGGACATTGTTGATTTGATAAACATGGGCGCCAATGGCGTCCAAATGGGATCCCGCTTCGCGGCAAGTGAGGAGTCGAACGCGGCTCCGGCCCTAAAGGAGCTGTATCTCAAGGCGGAGCCGGATGACGTGAGGATCATTCACAGTCCGGTCGGTCTGCCGGGACAGGCGCTTCGAAATCCGTTTTCGGAGAAGATTTTAGTCGGCAATGTGCCGCCGAAATCCTGTGAGTCCTGTCTCAAGGTGTGTTCGCATCGTTTCTGTATCATCAAGTCGCTCATTCGCGCGGAACAGGGAGATATTGAAACGGGACTGTGTTTCAGCGGCGAACGCATGACGAGAATCAAGGAAATTTTGCCCGTAGCGGAAATTTTTAAGCGGCTGACCGATGAGGTGGCAGCAATCGACCAGAAATGA
- the fabG gene encoding 3-oxoacyl-[acyl-carrier-protein] reductase, whose translation MLLDGKSALVTGASRGIGRAIALRLAKEGAKVAVNYAGNETAANEVKAEIEKLGGEVILIKANVADGAACEAMVEEVVKAFGQIDILVNNAGITRDGLLIRMKEEDYDAVLSTNLKSVFHLTKAAGKRMMKKRYGRIINMTSVVGLMGNVGQTNYAAAKAGILGFSKSAAKEFASRGITVNMVAPGFIQTDMTAVLPDDVKEKLSTEIPLGRMGAPEDVAEAVLFLASDQAAYITGQVIHVDGGMVM comes from the coding sequence ATGCTTTTAGATGGAAAGTCTGCGCTTGTCACGGGCGCTTCCCGCGGCATCGGACGCGCGATTGCCCTTCGCCTCGCGAAAGAGGGGGCAAAGGTCGCCGTCAACTATGCCGGCAATGAGACCGCGGCAAACGAGGTCAAGGCGGAGATTGAAAAGCTCGGCGGCGAAGTCATCCTCATCAAAGCGAATGTCGCCGACGGCGCAGCCTGCGAGGCCATGGTGGAAGAGGTCGTCAAGGCGTTCGGTCAGATCGATATTCTCGTCAACAACGCGGGCATCACCCGCGACGGGCTACTCATCCGGATGAAGGAAGAGGACTACGATGCCGTGCTCTCGACGAATTTGAAGAGCGTCTTCCATCTGACAAAGGCTGCCGGCAAGCGCATGATGAAGAAGCGCTATGGGCGGATCATCAACATGACGTCGGTTGTCGGTCTCATGGGGAACGTCGGGCAGACGAACTACGCGGCTGCCAAGGCGGGGATCCTGGGCTTCTCCAAGTCCGCGGCAAAGGAGTTTGCGTCACGCGGAATCACGGTGAACATGGTCGCCCCCGGCTTCATTCAAACCGACATGACAGCTGTTCTTCCGGACGATGTCAAGGAGAAGCTGTCGACGGAAATTCCATTGGGGCGCATGGGAGCGCCGGAGGATGTGGCAGAGGCTGTTCTCTTTCTCGCATCCGATCAAGCAGCTTATATCACGGGCCAGGTTATCCATGTGGATGGCGGCATGGTGATGTAA
- the fapR gene encoding transcription factor FapR → MRQQKLVRQELLAEKLEEKPFLTDEELANELNVSVQTIRLDRLALNIPELRVRIRRMAEDVNPRIKAIERADIVGELIDLDLGKKGISLLRITEDMVFRKTQIAKGHFMFSQANSLALAILDAPLAVTGVANVKYKMPVRVGEKLIAKAEVVRRRANKFFVHVRIKNETEEVFRAKFILVSKEEAIL, encoded by the coding sequence ATGCGACAACAAAAGCTGGTAAGACAGGAGCTTCTTGCTGAGAAATTGGAGGAAAAACCCTTCTTGACGGATGAGGAGCTTGCCAACGAGCTGAATGTCAGTGTGCAGACGATACGTCTCGATCGGCTGGCTTTGAATATACCGGAGCTGCGCGTGCGCATACGCCGCATGGCGGAGGATGTGAACCCGCGCATCAAGGCGATTGAGCGGGCAGACATCGTTGGTGAGCTCATCGATCTGGACTTGGGGAAGAAGGGGATTTCCCTTCTCCGCATTACGGAGGATATGGTATTTCGGAAGACGCAAATTGCCAAGGGTCATTTTATGTTTTCACAGGCCAATTCCCTTGCGCTTGCCATTTTGGACGCTCCTCTTGCCGTGACCGGCGTGGCAAACGTCAAATACAAGATGCCTGTGCGCGTGGGAGAGAAGCTGATTGCAAAAGCGGAAGTCGTAAGACGGCGCGCCAATAAATTCTTTGTCCATGTGCGGATAAAGAACGAGACGGAAGAGGTCTTCCGCGCGAAGTTCATCCTCGTCTCGAAAGAGGAGGCGATCTTGTGA
- a CDS encoding DUF177 domain-containing protein, translating into MMIVPVKAAGEWTTDAVPFVFASDAAALDADDMFTGEIKVQGELSHTGAAWKLTGTIAAVKDFICDRCLEETTKEKTIAFSEELLPDDEDSGIVLHDEDSLDIEGFIRDTLIATQPIGELCKEDCKGLCPRCGHNLNLSECGCDRTSIDPRLADLAALLEKD; encoded by the coding sequence ATGATGATTGTACCCGTAAAAGCGGCAGGCGAATGGACGACAGACGCTGTGCCCTTTGTTTTTGCAAGCGATGCTGCCGCACTGGATGCGGACGACATGTTTACCGGTGAAATCAAGGTGCAGGGCGAGCTGTCGCATACAGGCGCCGCATGGAAGCTGACCGGCACGATCGCTGCCGTGAAAGACTTCATCTGCGATCGCTGTCTGGAGGAGACGACAAAGGAGAAGACGATTGCCTTTTCCGAGGAGCTGCTTCCGGACGATGAAGACAGCGGCATCGTATTACACGACGAGGACAGTCTGGATATCGAAGGCTTTATCCGAGATACGCTGATCGCCACTCAGCCAATCGGCGAGCTCTGCAAAGAGGACTGCAAGGGACTTTGTCCCCGATGCGGTCACAATCTCAACCTAAGTGAGTGTGGATGCGACCGCACGAGCATCGATCCAAGATTGGCTGATTTAGCTGCGCTGTTAGAGAAAGATTGA